A single region of the Candidatus Protochlamydia amoebophila UWE25 genome encodes:
- a CDS encoding insulinase family protein, which produces MISKHSRLNAVGQIYQQFELVKAVEIPELQCFLRELVHQPTGAMIMHIENEDPENLFCLSFKTLPEDSSGVAHILEHTVLCGSEKFPVKDPFFAMNRRSLNTFMNALTGADFTCYPAASQVHKDFYNLLEVYLDAVFHPHLNELSFLQEGHRLEFAIPNDPSSPLEHKGIVFNEMKGALSSSSARLIEAINANLFPDITYGANSGGDPEAITKLTYAQLKEFYQKFYHPSRCLFFFYGNMPLEEHLDFIAKHTLNQTTRATPLPPIPLQPRFLQPKSVKLSYPIASEEETTNKTMLAFAWLTCHILEQEETLALNILELILMDNDASLLKKVLLQSGWCKQANSFIDVEVNEIPWGIILKGCQEDKAEDLQKLIKNTLQEIIKNGIPIQMIENAIHQLEFYRSEITGDHAPFGLSLFMRSGLLKQHGVDPEQGLRIHSLFDQVRKRTLSDPFYFTKLIQKHLIDNPHFVQIVMTPDQTLEMRENEKEKKHLEIIKNSLSEKLTQELIHKAELLASFQKMQEEESLDILPKVCIQDIPLAARNYSLKEEKIGALTVFHHAVFTNDIVYADLVYDLPALLEKDLPYLRLLTVVLTQIGCGKRSYAENLEYIQGNTGGIAAGISLNLQAEDEACFSPTFHLRGKALYRKSSKLFPLMHETVASAKIDSLERLKEILFKHFTAMESRLSQSGLKYAINLAASGLNIASKVANDLYGLNYYVKIRELVKDFDKQGPYILAKLQDLQEKVTCLDNPHLVLSCDSTFYDELKGHGFYGLKDIDTRPFHPWYSHFPLLDVPSQGKIIASPVAFIGQVFPTVSYVHPDAPALTIAAFLFDNLTLHTKIREQGGAYGGGAVSNPLSGNFYFYSYRDPNIFTTLKAFEQAVEVVLKGEFDEADLEEAKFEMIQTLDTPISPGSQAELAYGWLREGKKLAIRQAFRTKLLNLTKESVIEAVQRIIAPQMDKGSTVVFAGKELLERQNEELKKAGLSPLVIEGI; this is translated from the coding sequence ATGATCTCTAAACACTCTCGACTTAACGCTGTAGGTCAAATTTATCAGCAATTTGAACTGGTTAAAGCTGTAGAAATTCCAGAACTTCAATGTTTTCTTAGAGAGCTTGTGCACCAACCCACAGGTGCAATGATTATGCATATTGAAAATGAAGATCCAGAAAACTTATTTTGCTTATCCTTTAAAACATTACCGGAAGATTCAAGCGGAGTTGCTCACATCTTAGAACATACTGTTTTATGTGGATCCGAAAAATTTCCCGTTAAAGATCCTTTTTTTGCCATGAATCGAAGAAGTTTAAATACCTTCATGAACGCTTTAACAGGGGCCGATTTTACCTGTTACCCAGCCGCCTCTCAAGTTCATAAAGATTTTTATAACTTATTGGAAGTGTATTTAGATGCCGTCTTTCATCCTCATTTAAATGAATTAAGCTTTTTGCAAGAAGGACATCGGCTTGAATTTGCAATTCCTAATGATCCCTCTTCTCCTTTAGAACATAAAGGGATTGTTTTTAATGAAATGAAAGGAGCTCTTTCTTCTTCAAGTGCCAGATTAATTGAAGCAATTAATGCTAACCTTTTTCCAGATATTACTTATGGCGCCAATTCTGGAGGGGATCCTGAGGCCATCACGAAATTAACCTACGCACAACTCAAAGAATTTTACCAAAAGTTTTATCATCCAAGCCGTTGCCTGTTCTTTTTTTATGGAAATATGCCATTAGAAGAACATTTAGATTTTATTGCCAAACATACACTTAATCAAACCACACGAGCTACTCCTCTTCCTCCTATTCCCCTGCAACCCCGATTTCTCCAACCAAAATCTGTGAAACTTTCTTATCCCATTGCTTCTGAAGAAGAAACGACAAATAAAACTATGTTGGCCTTTGCTTGGTTGACTTGTCATATTTTGGAACAAGAAGAAACACTTGCTTTAAATATCCTTGAACTCATTTTAATGGATAATGACGCCTCCCTCCTTAAAAAAGTCTTGTTGCAATCTGGATGGTGTAAGCAAGCCAACTCGTTTATTGATGTAGAAGTGAATGAAATCCCTTGGGGAATTATCCTCAAAGGCTGTCAAGAAGACAAAGCAGAAGATCTTCAAAAACTCATTAAAAACACGTTGCAAGAAATCATTAAAAATGGGATCCCTATCCAGATGATTGAAAATGCCATTCATCAACTTGAGTTTTATCGTAGCGAAATTACTGGAGATCATGCCCCTTTTGGCTTGTCTTTATTTATGCGTTCTGGACTTTTAAAACAGCATGGCGTTGATCCTGAACAAGGATTAAGAATTCACTCTCTTTTTGATCAGGTACGCAAACGTACTTTGTCTGATCCTTTCTATTTTACAAAGCTCATTCAGAAACATCTAATTGATAATCCCCATTTCGTTCAGATTGTTATGACACCTGACCAAACATTAGAAATGAGAGAAAATGAAAAAGAAAAAAAACATCTGGAAATAATTAAAAACTCACTGTCGGAAAAACTCACTCAGGAGTTAATTCATAAAGCTGAATTGCTTGCCTCTTTTCAAAAAATGCAAGAAGAAGAAAGCTTGGATATTTTACCAAAAGTTTGCATTCAAGACATCCCCTTAGCGGCGAGGAACTATTCTTTAAAAGAAGAAAAGATAGGGGCACTAACAGTTTTTCATCACGCTGTCTTTACAAATGATATTGTCTATGCGGACCTCGTCTATGATTTACCAGCCTTATTAGAAAAAGATCTTCCTTATTTGCGCCTTCTAACTGTTGTTTTAACACAAATTGGCTGTGGAAAAAGAAGCTATGCAGAAAACTTGGAATACATCCAAGGAAATACAGGAGGAATTGCAGCAGGAATTAGCCTAAATTTACAAGCAGAAGATGAGGCTTGTTTTTCCCCAACATTTCATTTACGTGGAAAAGCTTTATATCGAAAATCCTCTAAGCTCTTCCCACTTATGCATGAAACAGTGGCATCGGCTAAAATCGATAGCTTAGAGAGATTAAAAGAAATTCTTTTCAAGCATTTCACTGCGATGGAAAGTCGTTTAAGTCAAAGTGGTTTAAAATATGCCATTAATTTAGCTGCGAGTGGTTTAAACATCGCTTCTAAAGTTGCCAATGATTTGTATGGACTCAACTATTATGTAAAAATTCGAGAACTCGTTAAAGACTTTGACAAACAAGGCCCTTATATTTTAGCTAAACTTCAAGATCTCCAAGAAAAAGTGACTTGTTTGGATAACCCTCATTTAGTGTTAAGTTGTGATTCTACCTTTTATGATGAATTGAAAGGTCATGGATTTTATGGGTTAAAAGATATTGATACGCGTCCATTTCATCCTTGGTACAGTCATTTTCCCTTATTAGACGTTCCCTCTCAAGGAAAAATCATTGCCTCTCCTGTTGCATTTATTGGCCAAGTATTTCCAACTGTCTCTTACGTCCACCCAGATGCTCCCGCTCTCACTATTGCGGCATTTTTATTTGATAATTTAACCCTTCACACAAAAATTCGGGAACAAGGAGGAGCGTACGGAGGCGGGGCTGTTAGTAATCCTCTTTCAGGGAATTTTTATTTTTACTCCTACCGAGATCCGAATATTTTTACGACCCTTAAAGCTTTTGAACAAGCTGTGGAAGTTGTTTTAAAAGGAGAGTTTGATGAAGCAGATTTAGAAGAAGCTAAATTTGAGATGATACAAACTTTGGATACTCCAATTTCTCCAGGCAGTCAAGCAGAACTGGCTTATGGCTGGTTAAGAGAAGGTAAAAAATTAGCTATTCGTCAAGCATTCCGTACTAAACTATTAAATTTGACCAAAGAAAGTGTGATTGAAGCTGTTCAAAGGATTATTGCTCCGCAAATGGATAAAGGCTCAACAGTCGTCTTTGCCGGCAAAGAATTGCTAGAAAGGCAGAATGAAGAATTAAAAAAAGCCGGGCTTTCACCACTAGTTATTGAAGGAATTTAA